One Microbacterium trichothecenolyticum DNA window includes the following coding sequences:
- a CDS encoding PLDc N-terminal domain-containing protein, producing the protein MFSLATPDLLWSVLLVAAAVLLVASLVSISRNAELSTDARAPWILVAVLLPVVGPIAWFMARPRKRRRVEDAG; encoded by the coding sequence ATGTTCTCACTAGCTACACCTGACCTACTGTGGTCAGTGCTCCTAGTAGCGGCCGCGGTTCTGCTGGTTGCCTCGCTCGTGAGCATTTCGCGCAACGCGGAGCTGTCCACCGATGCTCGAGCACCTTGGATCTTGGTCGCGGTGCTGTTGCCCGTGGTGGGCCCGATTGCATGGTTCATGGCGCGCCCGCGGAAACGACGTCGTGTAGAGGACGCGGGCTGA
- a CDS encoding recombinase family protein gives MSARITRLPAPAVERAVIYLRQSTYKEESISLEVQEQAARQHAEEQGYTVVGVESDPGITGRSWKRRAGVQRAMNALETGEAEVVIVWRWSRLSRSRRDWAVAADMADVVGGRIESATEPNDRTAAGRFARGVMTELAAFESERIGEQWAEAPAHRIARGLPATGGPRFGYQQVDGAYVVDPVTGPALAELYRLYLGGWGSVQLVRWLHERGIMRGKDNDRPWKYQDVLQTMDAGFGAGLLVRTPPKPKGTNISTPKIAVWLREFRPGAHEPVIDRATWDAYVVARRARSRHSAPMLSGLLRCMDCQGAMSGQSVTGKRGFYRCTLGASTTSVRSVQVYMDVLDAAVEEWVLAFADSISLQREAQEQTTEHGNRVQITARRAQQQLGRIEDRLARLTLKYVDDAIPRDMYERLRAELEAERDDAERRVQDATRNPVRDAAPAAVSPDLRRQWQNMTPSKRNHVLTPLIARVEVFPVRPAGQRHIPRWRIVPAWEDDADTGE, from the coding sequence ATGAGCGCCCGGATCACACGCCTTCCGGCTCCGGCCGTAGAGCGCGCCGTGATCTACCTACGGCAGTCGACCTATAAAGAGGAGTCGATCAGCCTCGAAGTGCAGGAACAGGCCGCCCGCCAGCACGCCGAGGAACAGGGATACACCGTCGTCGGAGTCGAGTCCGATCCTGGCATCACCGGGCGGTCCTGGAAGCGCCGTGCGGGCGTGCAGCGCGCCATGAACGCGCTCGAAACGGGAGAGGCCGAGGTCGTCATCGTTTGGCGCTGGTCGCGCCTCAGCCGCAGCCGCCGGGACTGGGCGGTCGCGGCGGACATGGCCGATGTCGTCGGGGGACGCATCGAGTCAGCGACCGAGCCGAACGATCGGACGGCGGCCGGACGGTTCGCCCGCGGCGTGATGACCGAACTCGCCGCGTTCGAGTCCGAGCGGATCGGGGAGCAGTGGGCGGAGGCCCCGGCGCATCGCATCGCCCGCGGCCTCCCCGCCACGGGAGGCCCCCGGTTCGGCTACCAACAGGTCGACGGTGCCTACGTCGTCGATCCCGTGACCGGCCCCGCCCTCGCCGAGCTGTACCGGCTTTATCTGGGCGGATGGGGGAGCGTCCAGCTCGTCCGTTGGCTCCACGAGCGCGGGATCATGCGCGGCAAGGACAACGACCGGCCGTGGAAGTATCAGGACGTCTTGCAGACGATGGATGCCGGGTTCGGAGCCGGGCTCCTCGTCCGCACGCCGCCGAAGCCGAAGGGCACGAACATCTCGACGCCGAAGATCGCCGTCTGGCTTCGCGAGTTCCGGCCCGGCGCACATGAGCCGGTGATCGACCGCGCGACGTGGGACGCCTACGTCGTCGCCCGACGCGCCCGCAGCCGCCACTCGGCCCCGATGCTCTCCGGCCTCCTTCGCTGTATGGATTGCCAAGGAGCGATGAGCGGGCAGAGCGTCACCGGCAAGCGCGGGTTCTACCGATGCACCCTCGGCGCGAGCACGACGAGCGTCCGAAGCGTTCAGGTGTACATGGACGTCCTCGACGCCGCGGTGGAAGAGTGGGTGCTGGCGTTCGCCGACAGCATCAGCTTGCAGCGCGAGGCACAGGAGCAGACGACGGAGCACGGGAACCGCGTGCAGATCACCGCGCGGCGCGCGCAGCAGCAGCTCGGTCGGATTGAGGACCGCCTCGCGAGACTCACGCTCAAGTACGTGGATGACGCGATCCCGCGCGACATGTACGAGCGCCTCCGCGCCGAGCTTGAGGCGGAGCGCGACGACGCCGAGCGGCGCGTGCAGGATGCGACGAGGAACCCGGTGCGGGATGCCGCCCCGGCGGCCGTGTCGCCCGATCTGCGCCGCCAGTGGCAGAACATGACGCCGAGCAAGCGCAACCACGTTCTGACGCCGCTGATCGCCCGCGTCGAGGTGTTTCCGGTGCGGCCCGCCGGACAGCGCCATATCCCGCGCTGGCGCATCGTCCCGGCGTGGGAGGATGACGCCGACACGGGGGAGTAA
- a CDS encoding YebC/PmpR family DNA-binding transcriptional regulator: MSGHSKWATTKHKKAVIDSRRAKSWAKLIKNIEVAAKLGGADLQGNPTLFDAVLKAKKTSVPKDNIDRAIKRGAGIGGEAVEYSSIMYEGYGPNGVAFLIECLTDNKNRAAAEVRTALSRNGGTLADPGSVAYNFSRKGVIVVPSEGTSEDDVMLAVLEAGAEEVEPHGEGFGVITEASDLVSVRSALQDAGIEYDSADVEFVPSLKVEVDADTARKVFRLIDALEDSDDVQNVYTNFDLSPEVQAELENDE; this comes from the coding sequence ATGTCCGGACACTCCAAATGGGCCACGACCAAGCACAAGAAGGCGGTCATCGACTCCCGCCGCGCCAAGTCGTGGGCCAAGCTCATCAAGAACATCGAGGTCGCGGCGAAGCTCGGTGGAGCCGACCTCCAGGGCAACCCGACCCTCTTCGACGCCGTTCTCAAGGCCAAGAAGACCTCGGTCCCGAAAGACAACATCGACCGTGCGATCAAGCGCGGCGCCGGCATCGGCGGCGAAGCGGTCGAGTACTCCTCGATCATGTACGAGGGCTACGGACCCAACGGTGTGGCCTTCCTCATCGAGTGTCTGACCGACAACAAGAACCGCGCCGCGGCCGAGGTGCGTACCGCCCTCAGTCGTAACGGCGGCACGCTCGCCGACCCCGGCAGCGTCGCGTACAACTTCAGTCGCAAGGGCGTCATCGTGGTCCCGAGCGAAGGCACCAGCGAAGACGACGTCATGCTCGCCGTGCTCGAGGCGGGCGCTGAAGAAGTCGAGCCGCACGGCGAAGGCTTCGGAGTCATCACCGAGGCCTCCGACCTCGTCTCGGTCCGCAGCGCCCTCCAGGATGCCGGTATCGAGTACGACTCCGCCGACGTGGAGTTCGTCCCCTCGCTCAAAGTCGAGGTCGACGCCGACACCGCGCGGAAGGTGTTCCGCCTCATCGACGCGCTCGAAGACAGCGACGACGTGCAGAACGTGTACACGAACTTCGACCTCAGCCCCGAGGTACAGGCCGAGCTCGAGAACGACGAGTAA
- the ruvC gene encoding crossover junction endodeoxyribonuclease RuvC — protein MSRSLRVLGIDPGLTRCGIGIVDVSANRTASLVHVGVVRSATTDPIEKRLAAIAAGIRSVLREHDPMVVAVERVFAQNNRHSVMGTAQASGIALLLAAEHGIPAATHTPSEVKAAITGYGSADKLQVQTMVARVLRLDALPQPADAADALAIALCHAWRGGPATPAGGTTLTPAQKAWRDAEKRRSPQPRVARTHVRSDA, from the coding sequence GTGTCTCGTTCTCTGCGCGTCCTCGGCATCGACCCCGGGTTGACGCGCTGCGGCATCGGCATCGTGGACGTCTCGGCGAACCGCACGGCATCCCTCGTCCATGTCGGTGTCGTGCGTTCGGCGACCACCGACCCGATCGAGAAGCGACTGGCCGCGATCGCCGCCGGCATCCGCTCCGTGTTGCGCGAGCACGACCCGATGGTCGTCGCCGTCGAGCGGGTCTTCGCGCAGAACAACCGACACTCGGTGATGGGCACGGCCCAAGCGAGCGGTATCGCACTGCTGCTGGCCGCCGAGCACGGCATCCCCGCCGCCACCCACACGCCCAGCGAGGTCAAGGCGGCGATCACCGGCTACGGCTCGGCCGACAAGCTCCAGGTGCAGACGATGGTCGCCCGCGTGCTGCGGCTCGACGCGCTGCCGCAGCCCGCCGACGCGGCAGATGCCCTGGCCATCGCGCTCTGTCACGCCTGGCGCGGGGGACCGGCGACGCCGGCCGGCGGAACGACGCTCACCCCCGCGCAGAAGGCGTGGCGGGATGCCGAGAAGCGGCGTTCTCCACAGCCTCGTGTCGCTCGAACACATGTACGAAGCGACGCGTAA
- the ruvA gene encoding Holliday junction branch migration protein RuvA — translation MISSLHGTAAHVADDSLVVVVGGVGFSVAVTAQFARTVHIGDDVHLHTNLIVREDALSLYGFESREELTVFTQLIGVTGVGPKSALGVLSSLTVPQIAQAVADDDDAPFRRVSGIGPKTAKLIVVQLAGKLSVVPTAAPAAVSAQGQVPVQVTQALVGLGWSERTAAEAVASVAESASDADRASVQSLLRLTLALLGPARKETVGG, via the coding sequence ATGATCTCTTCGCTGCACGGGACGGCGGCTCACGTCGCCGACGACTCGCTGGTCGTGGTGGTGGGCGGTGTCGGCTTCTCGGTCGCCGTGACGGCACAGTTCGCCCGCACGGTGCACATCGGCGACGACGTGCACCTGCACACCAACCTCATCGTCCGCGAAGATGCGCTCTCGCTCTACGGCTTCGAGAGCCGCGAAGAGCTCACCGTCTTCACGCAGCTCATCGGCGTCACCGGCGTCGGCCCCAAGTCCGCGCTCGGCGTGCTCTCGTCGCTGACGGTACCGCAGATCGCCCAGGCCGTGGCAGACGACGACGACGCACCGTTTCGCCGCGTCTCGGGCATCGGCCCGAAGACCGCGAAGCTCATCGTGGTGCAGCTGGCCGGCAAGCTGTCCGTGGTGCCGACTGCCGCCCCCGCGGCCGTCTCCGCCCAGGGACAGGTGCCAGTACAGGTGACGCAGGCGCTCGTCGGCCTCGGCTGGAGCGAGCGCACGGCGGCGGAGGCCGTGGCATCCGTCGCCGAGAGCGCCTCCGACGCCGACCGCGCCTCGGTCCAGAGCTTGCTGCGTCTCACGCTCGCCCTGCTCGGTCCCGCACGCAAGGAGACGGTGGGTGGCTGA
- the ruvB gene encoding Holliday junction branch migration DNA helicase RuvB: MADVRDAGAPDDETELAIEGALRPTSLAEFVGQQKVRGQLQLLLDAARIQQRSPDHILLSGPPGLGKTTLAMIVAHESRRPLRLSSGPAIQHAGDLAALLSSLTPGEVLFIDEIHRMARSAEEMLYLAMEDFRIDIMVGKGAGATSIPLDLSPFTLVGATTRAGLLPNPLRDRFGFTAHLEYYEPEELERVVSRSAAMLDVGLPGTARSEIARRSRGTPRIANRLLRRVRDYLVVHGPSVGADDGDADVRTVDAALDLYDVDAIGLDRLDRAVLDALVRRFRGGPVGLSTLAVAVGEEPETIESVVEPYLVRIGFMGRTPRGRVATPEAYDHLGAPHPDGLLRFSQGS, translated from the coding sequence GTGGCTGACGTCCGCGACGCCGGCGCGCCCGACGACGAGACCGAGCTCGCGATCGAGGGGGCGCTACGCCCGACGTCGCTGGCCGAGTTCGTGGGGCAGCAGAAAGTGCGCGGCCAGCTGCAGCTGTTGCTCGACGCGGCGCGCATCCAGCAGCGCTCACCCGACCACATCCTGCTGTCTGGTCCCCCGGGCCTCGGCAAGACGACGCTCGCCATGATCGTCGCGCACGAGAGCCGGCGCCCCCTGCGCCTCTCGAGCGGACCGGCGATCCAGCACGCGGGCGATCTGGCCGCGCTGCTGTCCTCGCTCACCCCAGGCGAAGTGCTCTTCATCGACGAGATCCACCGCATGGCCCGCTCGGCCGAAGAGATGCTGTACCTCGCGATGGAGGATTTCCGCATCGACATCATGGTCGGCAAAGGGGCCGGGGCGACCAGCATCCCGCTCGATCTGTCGCCCTTCACCCTCGTGGGCGCGACGACGCGGGCGGGACTGCTGCCGAACCCGCTGCGCGACAGGTTCGGCTTCACGGCGCACCTCGAGTACTACGAGCCCGAAGAGCTCGAGCGCGTCGTGTCCCGCTCCGCCGCCATGCTCGACGTGGGGCTTCCGGGGACGGCGCGTTCCGAGATCGCGCGGCGCTCCCGCGGCACGCCCCGCATCGCCAACCGCCTGCTGCGGCGCGTGCGCGATTACCTCGTGGTGCACGGGCCGTCGGTCGGCGCCGACGACGGCGACGCCGATGTGCGCACCGTCGATGCCGCGCTCGACCTCTACGACGTGGATGCCATCGGACTCGATCGCCTCGACAGAGCCGTGCTCGATGCCCTCGTCCGCCGTTTCCGCGGCGGGCCGGTGGGCCTCAGCACGCTCGCCGTGGCTGTGGGCGAAGAGCCCGAGACGATCGAGTCGGTGGTCGAGCCCTACCTGGTGCGCATCGGGTTCATGGGGCGCACCCCTCGCGGACGCGTCGCAACGCCAGAGGCCTACGATCACCTCGGCGCCCCCCACCCCGACGGCCTGCTCCGATTCAGCCAGGGGTCATGA
- a CDS encoding preprotein translocase subunit YajC gives MDIARFFADYGIVILLIGLLVFMFWSSRRRMQKQKAEIEQKARETVPGAEVLLQGGLYGTIVDYDGEDLDKPAHVEIAPGVVIKVHSQAVLRIVNPAEGFVTEDDYIEAEETEAEYVAGVADGDITSISDDHRAARQNAAEAEPTDKDRPQA, from the coding sequence ATGGATATCGCACGGTTCTTCGCCGATTACGGCATCGTCATCCTGCTCATCGGCCTGCTGGTCTTCATGTTCTGGAGCTCGCGCCGCCGCATGCAGAAGCAGAAAGCCGAGATCGAGCAGAAGGCACGCGAGACCGTACCCGGCGCCGAAGTCCTCTTGCAGGGCGGCCTGTACGGCACCATCGTCGACTACGACGGAGAAGACCTCGACAAGCCCGCTCACGTCGAGATCGCGCCCGGCGTGGTCATCAAGGTGCACAGCCAGGCCGTGCTGCGCATCGTCAACCCGGCTGAGGGCTTCGTCACCGAAGACGACTACATCGAGGCCGAAGAGACCGAGGCCGAGTACGTCGCAGGCGTCGCCGACGGCGACATCACCTCGATCAGCGACGATCACCGCGCCGCGCGCCAGAACGCCGCCGAGGCCGAGCCGACCGACAAGGATCGCCCGCAGGCCTGA
- the secD gene encoding protein translocase subunit SecD, protein MAPSTPVRHAWRVLTGLLAITGVLFGINALGVYVFHASSWTPELALDLQGGTQIILQAQTTDGAAPENEQLQQAVSIIRQRVDASGVGEADVATEGGRNIVVQIPGEADEATRERIQSSAQLQLRPVLFTGSPATTFVGQDGNTTPYPTPAPDLPATPTASPTNASDTAWITPALQAQFLAYDCANPPSNPAHAPADQPMITCGVGDSTKYILGPVELDGTDITNATNGQEQNTGQWAVNLVFNDQGTQKFAEISQRLYGAQPPLNQFAFVLDGKVLSAPSMNGLIVDGRPSITGSFTQESSKALADQLKYGALPLSFTVVSSDTVSATLGSQQLQVGFIAGLIGLGLVAVYSLIVYRALGTVIIASLAVMAVLTYVALCILAWRAGFRLSLAGVAGLIVTIGFTADSFIVYFERIRDELRDGKSITAAVEDGWSRAKRTIYISKSINILAAVVLYILADSTVKGFAFTLGLTTAIDILIFVLFTHPVMQLLARTRFFGNGHPLSGMDPNALGAVYRGRAQFRAPVADAGRVKRSRGEAQRRQTIAERKQAELAAAQSDSRSTKEGDA, encoded by the coding sequence GTGGCGCCCTCGACACCCGTCCGTCACGCCTGGCGCGTTCTGACCGGATTGCTTGCCATCACCGGCGTGCTCTTCGGCATCAACGCGCTTGGCGTGTACGTCTTCCACGCCAGTTCTTGGACCCCCGAGCTCGCGCTCGACCTCCAGGGCGGCACGCAGATCATCCTCCAGGCACAGACCACCGATGGCGCAGCGCCCGAGAACGAGCAGCTGCAGCAAGCCGTGTCGATCATCCGCCAGCGCGTCGACGCCTCGGGCGTCGGCGAGGCCGATGTGGCGACCGAGGGTGGGCGGAACATCGTCGTGCAGATCCCCGGTGAAGCCGACGAAGCGACGCGCGAACGTATCCAGAGCTCCGCGCAGCTGCAGCTGCGCCCGGTGCTGTTCACGGGTTCGCCCGCCACGACGTTCGTCGGACAAGACGGCAACACCACGCCGTACCCCACCCCTGCCCCCGACCTGCCGGCCACGCCCACCGCGTCGCCCACCAACGCGAGCGACACGGCGTGGATCACGCCCGCCCTGCAGGCGCAGTTCCTCGCGTACGACTGCGCGAACCCGCCGAGCAACCCCGCCCACGCGCCGGCCGATCAGCCGATGATCACGTGCGGCGTCGGCGACTCGACGAAGTACATCCTCGGTCCCGTCGAACTCGACGGCACCGACATCACCAACGCGACCAACGGCCAGGAGCAGAACACCGGTCAGTGGGCCGTGAACTTGGTCTTCAACGACCAGGGCACCCAGAAGTTCGCCGAGATCAGCCAGCGTCTGTACGGAGCGCAGCCCCCGCTCAATCAGTTCGCGTTCGTCCTCGATGGAAAGGTCCTTTCGGCTCCGTCGATGAACGGTCTGATCGTCGACGGTCGCCCCAGCATCACCGGCAGCTTCACCCAGGAATCGTCGAAGGCCCTCGCCGACCAGCTGAAGTACGGCGCCCTGCCGCTCAGCTTCACCGTCGTCAGCTCCGACACGGTCTCGGCCACCCTCGGCTCACAGCAGCTGCAGGTCGGCTTCATCGCCGGCCTCATCGGTCTCGGACTGGTGGCGGTGTACTCGCTGATCGTGTACCGGGCGCTCGGAACCGTGATCATCGCATCGCTCGCGGTCATGGCGGTCCTGACCTATGTCGCGCTGTGCATCCTGGCGTGGCGAGCGGGCTTCCGCCTGTCGCTCGCCGGCGTCGCCGGCCTGATCGTGACGATCGGATTCACCGCGGACTCGTTCATCGTGTACTTCGAACGCATCCGCGACGAGCTCCGCGACGGCAAGTCGATCACCGCGGCCGTCGAAGACGGATGGTCGCGCGCCAAGCGCACGATCTACATCTCGAAGTCGATCAACATCCTCGCGGCTGTTGTGCTGTACATCCTCGCCGACTCCACGGTGAAGGGATTCGCTTTCACGCTGGGGCTGACGACCGCGATCGACATCCTCATCTTCGTCCTCTTCACGCACCCCGTCATGCAGCTGCTGGCGCGCACACGGTTCTTCGGCAACGGCCACCCGCTGTCGGGGATGGACCCGAACGCACTGGGGGCCGTCTACCGGGGCCGGGCCCAATTCCGCGCGCCGGTCGCCGACGCCGGTCGCGTGAAGCGTTCGCGCGGCGAAGCCCAGCGGCGCCAGACGATCGCCGAGCGGAAGCAGGCCGAACTGGCTGCGGCCCAGAGCGATAGCCGCTCCACGAAGGAGGGAGACGCCTGA
- the secF gene encoding protein translocase subunit SecF — MRSMSQLGNDLYSGKTSFPFVQRRRLWFIIAAVLVISAALVPLVRPVQFSIEFTGGSQFTVSNPASFDQATATQAVTSVVPGATTRVTTISDQAVRVQTDQMDNDQTQAVAAALAQAYDVPASEVTNSFIGPTWGSDVTRQSLWGLSIFLALTFLILALYFRTWKMSVAAIIGLVDVLVITIGVYAVFGFEISPAAVIGFLTILSYALYDTTVVFDKVRENTREDGEISGRTFAESVNLAANQTLIRSINTTVVAILPVGAILFIGVPLGARTLSDISLSIFVGTIVAAYSTLFVAVPMYALLREKEQPIAQRDARVLAAREKAGIPA, encoded by the coding sequence ATGCGCTCCATGTCGCAGCTCGGTAACGACCTCTACTCGGGGAAGACATCGTTCCCCTTCGTGCAGCGTCGACGCCTGTGGTTCATCATCGCCGCGGTGCTCGTGATCAGCGCGGCCCTCGTGCCGCTTGTTCGTCCCGTACAGTTCTCGATCGAGTTCACCGGCGGATCCCAGTTCACGGTGTCCAACCCGGCATCGTTCGACCAGGCCACCGCGACGCAGGCGGTCACGTCGGTCGTTCCCGGAGCGACCACGCGCGTCACCACGATCAGCGATCAGGCCGTTCGCGTGCAGACCGATCAGATGGACAACGACCAGACGCAGGCGGTCGCCGCAGCTCTCGCCCAGGCGTACGACGTGCCGGCTTCCGAGGTCACCAACTCGTTCATCGGACCCACCTGGGGCAGCGACGTCACGCGTCAGTCGCTGTGGGGTCTGTCGATCTTCCTGGCCCTGACGTTCCTCATCCTCGCGCTGTACTTCCGCACGTGGAAGATGTCGGTCGCGGCGATCATCGGCCTCGTCGACGTGCTGGTCATCACGATCGGCGTGTACGCGGTGTTCGGCTTCGAGATCTCCCCGGCGGCCGTGATCGGCTTCCTGACGATCCTGTCGTACGCCCTGTACGACACCACCGTCGTCTTCGACAAGGTGCGCGAGAACACCCGAGAAGACGGCGAGATCTCGGGTCGAACCTTCGCGGAGTCGGTCAACCTCGCGGCGAACCAGACGCTGATCCGTTCGATCAACACCACCGTCGTGGCGATCCTCCCCGTCGGCGCCATCCTCTTCATCGGTGTGCCGCTCGGAGCCCGTACGCTCAGCGACATCTCGCTGTCGATCTTCGTCGGCACCATCGTCGCGGCGTACTCGACGCTGTTCGTGGCCGTTCCGATGTACGCGCTGCTGCGCGAGAAGGAGCAGCCGATCGCCCAGCGCGACGCCCGCGTGCTGGCCGCCCGTGAGAAGGCGGGCATCCCGGCCTGA
- a CDS encoding RelA/SpoT family protein: protein MTETASSAPPPSSLRRLVPRIFSRAARRDDVDKLLRTVRTHHPKGDLAIIERAYAVADKAHDGQKRQSGEPYITHPLAVAQILAELGLGPKAIAAALLHDTVEDTGYPLDELAADFGDEVAMLVDGVTKLDKVKYGDSAQAETVRKMIVAMSKDIRVLLIKLADRLHNARTWGFVPPHKAAKKATETLEIYAPLAHRLGIQAIKSELEDLSFAVMHPKLYAEIESLVKQRTPQREQYVQNVIDAVDADLRELRVRGRVMGRPKQLYSVYQKMVVRGREFDDIYDLIGIRILVGTVRDCYAVLGAIHARWTPLPGRFKDYIATPKFNLYQSLHTTVLGPGGRTVEIQIRTHEMHQQAEFGVAAHWKYKERMAGGKPDAKAVDADMAWIAHISDWQAETADPGEFLDSLRFEIGAKEVYVFTPKGRVIGLPTGATPVDFAYAVHTEIGHRTMGAKVNGRLVPLESTLQSGDVVEVFTSKNPDAGPSQDWLGFVKSTRARNKIRGWFTKERREEAIEQGKDSIARAMRRQNLPLQRLMSQDSFTEVARLFHYEDVSALYAAVGEGHVSTQSVIEKVTALVNVEEANTGPIDLPVGRSRAPRGGDSGVLVRGAPDILVKLAKCCTPVPGDDIVGFVTRGSGVSVHRGDCTNVRALKEEPDRLIDVEWAPTTKSVFLVQIQVEALDRSGLLSDVTRVLSEHHVNILSATVSTTNDRLALSKFVFEMGDTVHLDRVLNAVRRIDAVYDVYRVTSS, encoded by the coding sequence ATGACGGAGACCGCCTCTTCTGCGCCGCCGCCGTCCTCGCTACGGCGCCTCGTGCCCCGCATCTTCTCCAGAGCGGCACGCCGCGACGACGTAGACAAGCTCCTTCGGACCGTGCGCACGCACCACCCCAAGGGCGATCTCGCCATCATCGAACGCGCATACGCGGTCGCTGACAAGGCACACGACGGTCAGAAGCGGCAGAGCGGCGAGCCGTACATCACGCACCCGCTCGCCGTCGCACAGATCCTCGCCGAGCTCGGACTCGGACCGAAAGCGATCGCCGCGGCCCTGCTGCACGACACCGTCGAAGACACCGGGTACCCGCTCGACGAGCTGGCGGCCGATTTCGGCGACGAAGTCGCGATGCTCGTCGACGGAGTGACCAAGCTCGACAAGGTCAAGTACGGCGACAGCGCTCAGGCCGAGACCGTGCGCAAGATGATCGTCGCGATGTCGAAAGACATCCGCGTGCTTCTCATCAAGCTCGCCGACCGCCTGCACAACGCGCGCACGTGGGGCTTCGTGCCCCCGCACAAGGCGGCGAAGAAGGCCACGGAGACGCTCGAGATCTACGCCCCGCTGGCCCATCGTCTCGGCATCCAGGCCATCAAGAGCGAACTCGAAGACCTGTCTTTCGCGGTCATGCACCCCAAGCTCTACGCGGAGATCGAGAGCCTGGTCAAGCAGCGCACCCCGCAGCGCGAGCAATATGTGCAGAACGTCATCGACGCCGTCGACGCCGATTTACGCGAACTGCGCGTGCGCGGCCGAGTCATGGGCCGGCCGAAACAGCTCTACTCGGTCTACCAGAAGATGGTCGTGCGGGGCCGTGAGTTCGACGATATCTACGACCTGATCGGCATCCGCATCCTGGTCGGCACCGTGCGCGACTGCTACGCGGTGCTGGGGGCGATCCACGCCCGATGGACTCCTCTGCCCGGGCGGTTCAAGGATTACATCGCCACCCCGAAGTTCAACCTGTACCAATCGCTGCACACGACGGTCCTCGGTCCGGGCGGACGCACGGTCGAGATCCAGATCCGCACGCACGAGATGCATCAGCAGGCCGAGTTCGGTGTCGCGGCCCACTGGAAGTACAAGGAGCGCATGGCCGGCGGCAAGCCGGATGCCAAGGCCGTCGACGCGGACATGGCGTGGATCGCGCACATCTCCGACTGGCAGGCCGAGACAGCCGACCCGGGGGAGTTCCTCGACTCGCTGCGTTTCGAGATCGGCGCGAAAGAGGTCTACGTCTTCACGCCCAAGGGCCGCGTGATCGGCCTGCCGACGGGGGCGACCCCCGTCGACTTCGCGTACGCCGTGCACACCGAGATCGGCCACCGCACCATGGGGGCGAAGGTCAACGGGCGCCTCGTGCCGCTGGAGTCCACGTTGCAGAGCGGCGACGTCGTGGAGGTCTTCACCTCGAAGAACCCCGACGCCGGCCCCAGCCAGGACTGGCTCGGGTTCGTCAAGAGCACACGCGCGCGCAACAAGATCCGCGGCTGGTTCACGAAGGAGCGGCGCGAAGAGGCCATCGAACAGGGCAAGGACTCGATCGCCCGCGCGATGCGTCGCCAGAACCTTCCCCTGCAGCGTCTCATGAGCCAGGACTCGTTCACCGAGGTCGCGCGGCTCTTCCACTACGAAGACGTCTCGGCGCTGTACGCGGCGGTGGGCGAAGGCCACGTCTCGACCCAGTCCGTCATCGAGAAGGTGACGGCGCTCGTCAACGTCGAAGAGGCCAACACCGGACCGATCGACCTCCCGGTAGGGCGCAGCCGAGCGCCGCGCGGCGGCGATTCGGGTGTGCTCGTCCGCGGTGCACCCGACATCCTGGTCAAACTCGCGAAGTGCTGCACCCCCGTCCCCGGCGACGACATCGTCGGCTTCGTCACGCGCGGCAGCGGCGTCTCGGTACACCGCGGCGACTGCACGAATGTCCGTGCGTTGAAGGAAGAGCCCGACCGTCTGATCGACGTGGAGTGGGCACCCACCACGAAGAGCGTCTTCCTGGTACAGATCCAGGTCGAGGCGCTCGATCGGTCGGGGCTGCTCAGCGATGTCACCCGTGTTCTCAGCGAACACCACGTCAACATCCTGTCGGCGACCGTGTCGACGACGAACGACCGATTGGCTCTGAGCAAGTTCGTCTTCGAGATGGGCGACACAGTGCATCTCGATCGCGTGCTCAACGCCGTTCGCCGTATCGACGCCGTCTACGACGTCTACCGCGTCACCTCGTCGTAG